In a single window of the Bradyrhizobium sp. ORS 285 genome:
- a CDS encoding RidA family protein yields MQFHMIAGATKPVAPFSHAVETDGFVFVTGQMPDSPEAKGVLPEGIVDQTKAVMQNLKYILQGLNLGLEHIVMSRIYLTEFKRDYAAMNETYRSFFPPDRLPARTCVGVTGLAYDALIEIDLVCRRP; encoded by the coding sequence ATGCAGTTCCACATGATCGCCGGCGCGACCAAGCCGGTGGCACCGTTCAGCCATGCCGTCGAGACCGACGGCTTCGTGTTCGTCACCGGCCAGATGCCGGACTCACCGGAGGCGAAGGGCGTGCTGCCGGAGGGGATCGTGGATCAGACGAAGGCGGTGATGCAGAACTTGAAGTACATCCTCCAAGGTCTCAACCTCGGCCTCGAACATATTGTGATGTCTCGGATTTACCTGACCGAGTTCAAGCGGGATTACGCGGCAATGAATGAAACCTATCGTTCATTCTTCCCGCCGGACCGGTTGCCGGCCCGCACCTGCGTTGGCGTCACCGGCCTTGCCTATGACGCGCTGATCGAGATCGATCTGGTCTGCCGACGACCCTAG
- a CDS encoding acetamidase/formamidase family protein has product MSFRPFTSESYAQGERPEAWRDVLNSVGLQPAAKSPFDDGHATASNRSAPGVALSRLSAGAQAIAAVPQVQEDLPIALLAIEDGAVLRCGDAHRIIPSGHLILLPRTGDWSLAFQRDLRAIVLSVTSAALHGRISGKLKFAKPQVIAPSGLADVVCRTMEAAARTLDTLSDAEWSTVAQSLVDLLLTLAHQQAVPTSEAGSSATQAAILHRICQAIERQLEDAELTPTRVAQAEGISERYLQKLFESAGDNYTHYVKERRLQRAWADLSNPAEAHRSISEIAYRYGFADSAHFSRSFRARFGLSPREFRQQKAEQAVTSVAPRGQRGWPQDALAQQRGCQAPASLKSSTALPAPANDRDAQQRHHHLAVSAERVHWGYFSRSLPPQIEISSGDTITVETLTQHASDDPELMIAGDDGALSVFGWSKAKKNVDRRGAGPMDASVFGRGAGEGFGVHICTGPVAIKDAQPGDVLEVRILDIVPRPSRSAKHRGRVFGSSVAAWWGYHYNELIASPQPREAVTIYEIFADTPEPHARALYSYRWEPQTDPAGVVHATYDYPGVPVAPDSIKRRHGVLDNIRIPLRPHFGVIAVAPREVDFVDSIPPSYFGGNLDNWRLGKGSTVYLPVAVPGALLSVGDPHATQGDGELGGTAIECSMTGTFQVILHKKTQLAGKPFADLSYPLIETETDWVLTGFSHPNYLAEFGAQGQSEVYAKSSLDLAMKDAFRKMRRFLMHIKGLSEDEAIALMSAAVDFGVTQVVDGNWGVHAILSKRLFEDAD; this is encoded by the coding sequence ATGAGTTTCCGTCCGTTCACCAGCGAATCCTATGCGCAGGGCGAGCGCCCCGAGGCGTGGCGCGATGTGCTGAATTCGGTCGGGCTGCAGCCTGCCGCAAAATCGCCGTTCGACGATGGGCACGCGACCGCCTCGAATCGCAGCGCGCCGGGCGTTGCGCTGTCGCGGCTGTCGGCGGGCGCGCAGGCCATCGCTGCGGTTCCACAGGTCCAGGAGGACCTGCCCATCGCGCTGCTCGCGATCGAGGATGGCGCCGTGCTCCGCTGCGGCGACGCGCACCGCATCATCCCGTCCGGCCATCTCATCCTGCTGCCGCGCACAGGCGATTGGAGCCTTGCCTTCCAGCGCGATCTGCGCGCGATCGTGCTGTCGGTCACGTCAGCCGCCCTCCACGGCCGCATCAGCGGCAAGCTGAAATTCGCCAAGCCCCAGGTGATCGCGCCGAGCGGGCTCGCCGACGTGGTCTGCCGCACCATGGAGGCGGCCGCGCGGACCCTCGATACCCTGAGCGACGCCGAATGGAGCACGGTCGCGCAGAGCCTGGTCGATCTGCTGCTGACGCTCGCACATCAGCAGGCGGTGCCGACCTCAGAGGCTGGCAGCAGCGCGACCCAGGCTGCGATCCTGCACCGGATCTGCCAGGCGATCGAGCGCCAACTCGAAGACGCCGAGCTGACGCCCACGCGCGTCGCCCAGGCGGAAGGCATCTCTGAGCGCTATCTGCAAAAACTGTTCGAGAGCGCCGGCGACAACTACACGCACTACGTCAAGGAACGGCGGCTGCAGCGCGCCTGGGCCGATCTCTCCAATCCGGCCGAGGCGCATCGCTCGATCTCCGAGATCGCCTATCGCTACGGCTTTGCCGACTCGGCCCATTTCAGCCGCAGCTTCCGTGCCCGTTTCGGCCTGTCGCCGCGCGAGTTCCGGCAGCAGAAGGCCGAGCAGGCGGTGACCTCAGTGGCGCCACGCGGCCAGCGCGGCTGGCCGCAGGATGCGCTGGCGCAGCAGCGCGGCTGCCAGGCGCCGGCCTCACTGAAAAGCAGCACCGCCCTGCCCGCACCTGCCAACGACCGGGATGCGCAACAGCGGCATCACCATCTCGCGGTATCCGCCGAGCGCGTGCATTGGGGCTATTTCAGCCGCTCGCTGCCGCCGCAGATCGAGATCTCATCCGGCGACACGATCACCGTGGAGACGCTGACCCAGCATGCCTCCGATGATCCGGAGCTCATGATCGCGGGCGACGACGGCGCGCTCAGCGTGTTCGGCTGGAGCAAGGCTAAGAAGAACGTCGACCGTCGTGGCGCAGGTCCAATGGACGCCAGCGTGTTCGGCCGCGGCGCGGGCGAGGGGTTTGGCGTGCACATCTGCACCGGGCCGGTCGCGATCAAGGATGCGCAGCCCGGCGACGTGCTCGAAGTGCGCATCCTCGACATCGTGCCGCGGCCGAGCAGGAGCGCGAAGCATAGGGGACGCGTGTTCGGCTCCAGCGTCGCGGCGTGGTGGGGCTATCACTACAACGAGCTAATTGCTTCGCCGCAGCCGCGCGAAGCCGTGACCATCTACGAGATCTTCGCTGACACCCCCGAGCCGCATGCGCGTGCGCTGTACTCCTATCGCTGGGAGCCGCAGACCGACCCGGCCGGCGTGGTGCATGCGACCTACGACTATCCCGGCGTGCCCGTCGCGCCCGACAGCATCAAGCGCCGCCACGGCGTGCTCGACAACATCCGCATTCCGCTGCGGCCGCATTTCGGCGTCATCGCCGTCGCCCCGCGCGAGGTCGATTTCGTCGATTCGATTCCGCCGTCCTACTTCGGCGGCAATCTCGACAATTGGCGGCTCGGCAAGGGATCGACCGTGTATTTGCCGGTCGCGGTCCCCGGCGCGCTGCTCTCGGTTGGCGATCCCCATGCGACGCAAGGCGACGGCGAGCTCGGCGGCACCGCGATCGAATGCTCGATGACCGGCACGTTCCAGGTCATCCTCCACAAGAAGACGCAGCTCGCGGGCAAACCGTTTGCCGATCTCAGTTATCCCTTGATCGAAACCGAAACCGACTGGGTGCTGACCGGGTTCAGCCATCCGAACTATCTGGCCGAGTTCGGCGCGCAGGGCCAGAGCGAGGTCTACGCCAAATCCTCGCTCGACCTCGCGATGAAGGACGCCTTCCGCAAGATGCGCCGCTTCCTGATGCACATCAAAGGTCTCAGCGAGGACGAGGCGATCGCGCTGATGTCGGCCGCGGTGGATTTCGGCGTGACGCAAGTCGTCGACGGCAATTGGGGCGTGCACGCGATCCTGAGCAAGCGGCTGTTCGAGGATGCGGATTGA
- a CDS encoding ABC transporter substrate-binding protein, giving the protein MQTRLFTGARRAWLAAFGAIIAVGLLAPIDAQAATPAGCAALKEKYPDWKGKTLVNAINPHTPGYESIDPKDPSKYVGFDIDLGEAIGDCLGFKLTYKAVTFAALLTTLSSGQADIVISDIYATKERAKAADFITYSKVFDGVLVAKGNPKGINGINLSLCGAAAAENTGYVEVPLIQDLAPKCKEAGKPEPTVQLYDNNANCIQAILAGRADTYINDVNTVDQAVKAYPDKLEKAIAVTIPYSVGIAVPKDKPKFRDAVLAALIEVQKEGIHQELLKKWQLDPANFKEPDILTAD; this is encoded by the coding sequence ATGCAGACAAGGCTATTCACCGGAGCGCGACGCGCGTGGCTTGCCGCGTTCGGCGCCATCATCGCGGTGGGGCTTCTCGCCCCCATCGACGCGCAGGCGGCGACGCCGGCGGGCTGCGCGGCGCTGAAGGAGAAATATCCGGACTGGAAGGGCAAGACGCTCGTCAACGCCATCAATCCGCACACCCCGGGCTATGAGTCGATCGACCCGAAGGATCCAAGCAAATATGTCGGCTTCGACATCGATCTCGGCGAGGCGATCGGCGACTGCCTCGGCTTCAAGCTGACGTATAAGGCCGTGACGTTCGCCGCGCTGCTGACGACGCTCTCAAGCGGCCAGGCCGACATCGTCATCTCCGACATCTATGCCACCAAGGAGCGCGCCAAGGCCGCCGACTTCATCACCTATTCCAAGGTGTTCGACGGCGTGCTGGTCGCCAAGGGCAACCCGAAGGGCATCAACGGCATCAATCTGTCGCTGTGCGGCGCGGCCGCGGCCGAGAACACCGGCTATGTCGAGGTGCCGCTGATCCAGGATCTCGCGCCGAAATGCAAGGAAGCCGGCAAGCCCGAGCCGACCGTGCAGCTCTATGACAACAACGCCAACTGCATCCAGGCGATCCTCGCCGGCCGCGCCGACACCTATATCAACGACGTCAACACGGTCGACCAGGCGGTGAAGGCCTATCCGGACAAGCTGGAAAAGGCCATCGCCGTGACCATCCCCTATTCGGTGGGCATCGCCGTGCCGAAGGACAAGCCCAAGTTCCGCGACGCCGTGCTGGCCGCCCTGATCGAGGTGCAGAAGGAAGGCATCCACCAGGAGCTCTTGAAGAAGTGGCAGCTCGATCCGGCCAACTTCAAGGAGCCGGATATCCTGACGGCGGACTAA
- a CDS encoding ABC transporter permease, giving the protein MLFRFTGQLSIGQFAVRTLIVVAYAIIFAPVVMIVMTSFFAQEIVSFPPSGLSLKWYANALSKPEFLRGLGTSFQVALLATAIGVPLGTAAALAIVRGEFRGRQALSSFLLAPLAVPGVVAGSGLYMFYVLAEDLLDRDIKATTEGLVAAHTLLAIPWTVRLVVASLQGLDRAAEEAAANLGASPFTVFRRITLPMMRSGIVAAAMFSFIQSFENLDLSMLLVGPGRITLPVAMLNYLEFRIDPTLAAVATVQITLVGLLMVITDRFVKLSRVV; this is encoded by the coding sequence ATGCTGTTCCGTTTTACGGGACAACTGTCTATCGGCCAATTCGCAGTGCGGACACTGATCGTCGTCGCTTACGCCATCATCTTCGCGCCGGTCGTCATGATCGTGATGACCAGCTTCTTCGCGCAGGAGATCGTCAGCTTCCCGCCGTCGGGGCTGTCGCTGAAATGGTACGCGAACGCGCTGAGCAAGCCGGAATTCCTGCGTGGCCTCGGCACCAGTTTCCAGGTGGCGCTGCTCGCGACCGCGATCGGCGTGCCGCTCGGCACTGCCGCGGCGCTCGCGATCGTGCGCGGCGAATTCCGCGGCCGGCAGGCGCTGTCGTCGTTCCTGCTGGCGCCGCTCGCGGTGCCCGGCGTGGTCGCCGGCTCCGGGCTCTATATGTTCTACGTGCTGGCCGAGGATCTGCTCGACCGCGACATCAAGGCCACCACGGAGGGACTCGTCGCCGCGCATACGCTGTTGGCCATTCCGTGGACGGTGCGCCTCGTCGTCGCCAGCCTGCAAGGCCTCGACCGCGCCGCCGAGGAGGCGGCCGCCAATCTCGGCGCCAGCCCGTTCACGGTGTTCCGCCGCATCACCCTGCCGATGATGCGCTCGGGGATCGTCGCCGCCGCGATGTTCTCCTTCATCCAGAGTTTTGAAAACCTCGATCTGTCGATGCTGCTGGTCGGCCCCGGACGGATCACGCTCCCTGTGGCCATGCTGAACTATCTCGAATTCCGCATCGATCCGACGCTCGCCGCCGTCGCCACCGTGCAGATCACGCTGGTCGGGCTGCTGATGGTGATCACCGACCGCTTCGTCAAACTGTCGCGGGTGGTGTGA
- a CDS encoding amino acid ABC transporter permease/ATP-binding protein: protein MSLFLHYLSMPYLLQGIELTLQVTALGLVGGLILGLILAAMQLSRFWPLAVIARGYTVIFRGTPLILQMVFAYDALPHIGIKLPAVLAAGLALACNEAPFIAEMLRSGVLGIDRGQLLAGQALGMTPSVLMRRIIAPQAIRTMIPAFGNEAVSALKNSSLASVIAVQELTLRSTQLASSTFDFFSIFFASGLLYLVLTGAISVIQLALEWLLDLDRTAKQRKLADYLPWRRVDLATKLELAAKTSPAIEAAPPEPAELKETPPLALSIEDRARRAATIARNNVAVEVKELRKAYHGNKVLDGLDLTVRIGEVIALLGPSGSGKSTLLRCINHLENWDSGEIRVGGRKLGFDDKGRKLSPRAIANERANVGVGMVFQQFNLFAHLTAKENIAGPLRWVHGLGRIEAERRAVELLERVGLSHRADALPRHLSGGQQQRVAIARALAPNPSVLLLDEPTSALDPELVNEVLEVIRRLAIDDGLTMIISTHQIRFADEVADRVAFLNGGVILEQGPAHEVLTNPRHPLTARFLSVMEAERPKDAVA from the coding sequence ATGTCCCTCTTCCTGCACTATCTCAGCATGCCGTATCTCCTGCAGGGCATCGAGCTGACCCTGCAGGTCACCGCGCTCGGCCTGGTCGGCGGACTGATCCTTGGCCTGATCCTCGCCGCGATGCAGCTCAGCCGGTTCTGGCCGCTGGCTGTGATCGCGCGCGGCTACACCGTGATCTTTCGCGGCACGCCGCTGATCCTGCAGATGGTGTTCGCCTACGACGCCCTGCCGCATATCGGCATCAAGCTGCCGGCGGTGCTGGCCGCCGGCCTTGCGCTGGCCTGCAACGAGGCGCCGTTCATCGCCGAGATGCTGCGCTCCGGCGTGCTCGGCATCGATCGCGGCCAGCTGCTCGCCGGCCAGGCGCTCGGCATGACACCGTCCGTGCTGATGCGCCGGATCATCGCGCCGCAGGCGATCCGCACGATGATCCCCGCCTTCGGCAACGAGGCGGTGAGCGCGCTGAAGAACTCCTCGCTCGCCTCGGTCATCGCCGTGCAGGAGCTGACCCTGCGCTCGACGCAGCTGGCGTCCTCGACCTTCGATTTCTTCTCGATCTTCTTTGCTTCTGGCCTGCTCTATCTGGTGCTGACCGGGGCCATCAGCGTCATCCAACTCGCCCTGGAGTGGCTGCTCGATCTCGACCGCACGGCGAAGCAGCGCAAGCTGGCGGATTACTTGCCGTGGCGCCGTGTCGATCTCGCAACCAAGCTGGAGCTGGCGGCGAAGACCTCCCCCGCCATCGAGGCCGCCCCACCCGAACCCGCCGAATTGAAAGAGACACCGCCGCTCGCCTTGTCGATCGAAGACCGTGCCCGACGCGCCGCCACGATTGCTCGCAACAACGTCGCTGTCGAGGTCAAGGAGCTCCGCAAGGCCTATCACGGCAACAAGGTGCTCGACGGTCTCGATCTCACCGTGCGCATCGGCGAGGTGATCGCGCTACTCGGGCCGTCAGGCTCCGGCAAGAGCACCCTGCTCCGCTGCATCAATCATCTGGAGAACTGGGACTCTGGTGAGATCCGTGTCGGCGGCCGCAAGCTCGGCTTCGACGACAAGGGGCGCAAGCTGTCGCCGCGCGCCATCGCCAATGAGCGCGCCAATGTCGGCGTCGGCATGGTGTTTCAGCAGTTCAATCTGTTCGCGCATCTCACGGCCAAGGAGAACATCGCGGGTCCGCTCCGGTGGGTCCATGGCCTCGGCCGTATCGAGGCCGAGCGTCGCGCGGTCGAGCTGCTGGAGCGCGTCGGGCTGTCGCATCGCGCCGATGCGCTGCCGCGGCATCTCTCCGGCGGGCAGCAGCAACGCGTCGCCATTGCGCGTGCGCTGGCGCCGAACCCGAGCGTGCTGCTGCTGGACGAGCCGACCTCGGCGCTCGATCCCGAGTTGGTCAACGAGGTGCTGGAGGTGATCCGCCGCCTCGCGATCGACGACGGGCTGACCATGATCATCTCGACGCATCAGATCCGCTTCGCCGACGAGGTCGCCGACCGCGTTGCCTTCCTCAATGGCGGCGTGATCCTGGAACAGGGCCCCGCACACGAGGTGCTGACCAACCCGCGCCACCCGCTGACCGCGCGCTTCCTCTCGGTGATGGAGGCCGAACGGCCGAAGGACGCGGTCGCATGA
- a CDS encoding ABC transporter ATP-binding protein: protein MAQLILEKLTKRFGTSIGVEGLDLSVNQGELVALLGPSGCGKTTTLRMVAGFLPPTSGRVLFDREDVTQLPAYKRSTGMVFQSYALFPHMSAADNVGFGLEMRGLNAAERKTKIDEALKLVRLSHLADRLPRQLSGGQQQRVALARALVINPRIFLLDEPLSNLDAKLRAEVRLEIRALQQRLGLTTLMVTHDREEALTMADRLVVMEGGRVRQIGTPQELYDSPVDAFVADFVGRCNILGGRRANDGEFRTSGGLLLPVDVIAGERDDADAFALRPERIGIVPGDSGEVRGRVQAITYMGAQTEYVVALGDETLVAVRPTPDAGEPLAALKPNDAVSLQWDRKVPRLVPQTSK, encoded by the coding sequence ATGGCGCAGCTCATTCTGGAGAAGCTCACCAAGCGCTTCGGCACGTCGATCGGCGTCGAGGGCCTCGATCTTTCGGTCAACCAGGGCGAGCTGGTTGCGCTGCTCGGTCCGTCCGGCTGTGGCAAGACGACGACCTTGCGCATGGTGGCGGGCTTCCTGCCGCCGACCAGCGGCCGCGTGCTGTTCGATCGCGAGGACGTCACGCAACTGCCGGCGTACAAGCGATCGACCGGCATGGTGTTCCAGTCGTACGCGCTGTTTCCGCATATGAGCGCGGCCGACAATGTCGGCTTCGGCCTGGAGATGCGCGGCCTCAACGCGGCCGAGCGCAAGACGAAGATCGACGAGGCGCTGAAGCTGGTGCGGTTGTCGCATCTCGCCGACCGGCTGCCGCGGCAATTGTCGGGCGGCCAGCAGCAGCGCGTCGCGCTGGCGCGCGCGCTGGTGATCAATCCGCGCATCTTCCTGCTCGACGAGCCCTTGTCCAATCTCGACGCCAAGCTGCGCGCCGAAGTGCGGCTGGAGATCCGTGCGCTGCAGCAACGGCTCGGCCTGACGACCTTGATGGTGACGCATGACCGCGAGGAGGCGCTGACCATGGCCGACCGCCTCGTCGTCATGGAGGGCGGCCGCGTGCGCCAGATCGGCACGCCGCAAGAACTCTATGATTCGCCTGTCGATGCGTTCGTCGCCGACTTCGTCGGCCGCTGCAACATCCTGGGCGGCCGGCGAGCGAATGACGGGGAGTTCCGTACCAGCGGCGGCCTGCTGCTTCCGGTCGATGTCATCGCGGGCGAGCGCGATGATGCCGACGCCTTCGCGCTGCGCCCGGAGCGGATCGGCATCGTCCCCGGCGACTCGGGCGAGGTGCGCGGCCGCGTGCAGGCGATCACCTATATGGGCGCGCAGACCGAATATGTGGTGGCGCTCGGCGACGAGACGCTGGTCGCCGTGAGGCCGACGCCCGATGCCGGCGAGCCGTTGGCCGCGCTCAAGCCCAATGATGCCGTGTCGCTGCAATGGGACCGCAAGGTCCCGCGTCTCGTGCCGCAAACATCCAAGTAG
- a CDS encoding gamma-glutamyltransferase family protein, protein MPYQFSNRQEIRKPAVTSKGGIVAAQSRRAAEIGAEVLAAGGDCIDAVIATGFALGVVEPWMSGLGGGGAMVLYRAKENRVEVIDYGMRAPDSLRVEDYPLTNDGSVSRDIFPWPRVKDDRNLHGPGAIAVPGVVAGMEAAHRRYARLPWHDLVKPSVALAAEGLLVDWWTTVMISSCAADLRRYPGSAAAYLKDGLPPNPQWGAKAVTRLPLEQLKATLAHLASAGARDFYQGDIARSMTRDIQAAGGALSVEDLAGFEAHVREPLRIPYRDGTVFATPELTAGPTLAHALRLMQTSIAASGKAPDAGAFIAYAEAMQSAYRERLNDMGDAAGKRALGAEYLAPACTTHYSVVDRDGNMAAVTQTLLSGFGSKFQAPQSGIMMNNGIMWFDPTPGTTNSLAPGKRCLTNYTPVVAQAADGRRLALGASGGRRILPAVAQMLSFVMDYGMDLDAAIHQPRIDASEGDVVGADTRLPAEVMSALSAKFETVPAPVQTMPMKFACPSIVLRDRDVNSGATEIAHAWGDAVAES, encoded by the coding sequence ATGCCGTATCAGTTTTCCAATCGCCAGGAGATCCGCAAGCCGGCGGTGACCAGTAAGGGCGGCATCGTCGCGGCGCAGTCGCGGCGGGCGGCCGAAATCGGCGCCGAGGTGCTCGCGGCTGGCGGCGACTGCATCGATGCGGTCATCGCCACCGGCTTTGCGCTCGGCGTCGTCGAGCCGTGGATGAGCGGGCTCGGCGGCGGCGGCGCCATGGTGCTGTACCGCGCAAAGGAGAATCGCGTCGAGGTGATCGACTACGGCATGCGCGCGCCCGACTCCTTGCGTGTCGAGGACTATCCGCTGACCAATGACGGCAGCGTGTCCCGCGACATCTTCCCGTGGCCCCGCGTCAAGGACGACCGCAATCTGCATGGTCCAGGCGCCATCGCTGTGCCCGGCGTGGTCGCCGGCATGGAGGCGGCGCACCGCCGCTACGCCAGGCTGCCATGGCACGACCTGGTGAAGCCGAGCGTCGCGCTCGCGGCCGAGGGCCTGCTGGTGGACTGGTGGACCACCGTGATGATCTCGAGCTGCGCCGCCGATCTGCGCCGCTATCCCGGCAGCGCCGCGGCCTATCTCAAGGACGGCCTGCCGCCCAACCCGCAATGGGGCGCCAAGGCGGTGACGCGGCTGCCGCTGGAGCAGCTCAAGGCGACGCTGGCGCATCTCGCCAGCGCCGGCGCCCGCGACTTCTACCAGGGCGACATCGCGCGCTCCATGACCCGCGACATCCAGGCCGCCGGCGGCGCGCTGTCGGTCGAGGATCTCGCTGGGTTCGAGGCGCATGTCCGCGAGCCGCTACGCATTCCCTATCGCGACGGCACGGTGTTCGCCACGCCGGAGCTGACGGCCGGGCCGACGCTGGCGCATGCGCTCCGGCTGATGCAGACGAGCATCGCGGCCTCCGGCAAGGCGCCCGATGCCGGCGCCTTCATCGCCTATGCCGAGGCGATGCAATCAGCCTATCGCGAGCGCCTCAACGACATGGGCGATGCGGCGGGCAAGCGCGCGCTCGGTGCCGAATATCTCGCGCCCGCCTGCACCACGCACTACTCCGTGGTCGATCGCGACGGCAACATGGCCGCGGTGACGCAGACCCTGCTGTCCGGCTTCGGCTCGAAATTCCAGGCGCCGCAGAGCGGCATCATGATGAACAACGGCATCATGTGGTTCGACCCGACGCCCGGCACCACCAACTCGCTCGCGCCCGGCAAGCGCTGCCTCACCAACTACACGCCCGTCGTGGCACAGGCCGCCGACGGCCGCCGCCTCGCACTCGGCGCCTCCGGCGGCCGCCGCATCCTGCCCGCGGTGGCGCAGATGCTGTCCTTCGTGATGGATTACGGCATGGACCTCGACGCTGCGATCCATCAGCCGCGCATCGACGCCAGCGAAGGCGACGTGGTCGGCGCCGATACGCGGCTGCCCGCGGAAGTGATGAGCGCGCTCTCGGCGAAGTTCGAGACCGTACCGGCACCGGTGCAGACCATGCCGATGAAGTTCGCCTGCCCCAGCATCGTGCTGCGCGACCGCGACGTGAACAGCGGCGCGACGGAGATCGCGCACGCCTGGGGCGATGCGGTGGCGGAGAGCTGA
- a CDS encoding alpha/beta hydrolase, whose product MLYAVKDWDNAYANGPNIPGGERWPGLWVAPAEAYRAELTGQGRAKLDIAYGGHERQRLDLFLPEGKPKGLVVFVHGGYWMRLDKSFWSHLAQGPIAHGFAVAMPSYRLCPEVSIAEISVDVAQAIAKAMDEVDGPVALTGHSAGGHLVSRMICRGAPLSAERQKRISSVVSISGLHDLRPLQRTAMNETLHIDDATALRESPALLVPVDGVEVTAWVGGAERNEFRRQAQLLANIWTGLGASTAYVEAPDRHHFDVIEELADAESGLVKALVE is encoded by the coding sequence ATGCTGTATGCCGTCAAGGACTGGGACAACGCCTATGCCAACGGCCCGAACATCCCCGGCGGCGAGCGCTGGCCCGGGCTATGGGTCGCGCCGGCGGAAGCGTATCGCGCTGAACTCACAGGGCAGGGGCGTGCAAAGCTCGACATCGCCTATGGCGGGCACGAGCGGCAGCGGCTGGATCTGTTCCTGCCCGAAGGCAAGCCGAAGGGCCTCGTCGTGTTCGTGCATGGCGGCTACTGGATGCGGCTCGACAAGAGCTTCTGGTCGCATCTGGCGCAGGGACCGATCGCCCACGGCTTTGCCGTGGCGATGCCCTCGTATCGACTGTGCCCTGAGGTCAGCATCGCTGAGATCAGCGTCGATGTCGCGCAGGCCATTGCGAAGGCGATGGACGAGGTCGACGGGCCTGTCGCGCTCACTGGCCATTCCGCCGGCGGCCATCTCGTCAGCCGCATGATCTGCCGCGGCGCGCCGTTGTCGGCAGAACGGCAGAAGCGCATCAGCAGCGTGGTCTCGATCTCTGGCCTGCACGATTTGCGTCCGCTGCAGCGGACCGCGATGAATGAGACGTTGCATATCGACGATGCCACCGCGCTGCGCGAGAGCCCGGCGCTACTGGTGCCGGTCGACGGCGTTGAGGTGACCGCCTGGGTCGGCGGCGCCGAGCGCAACGAATTCCGCCGCCAGGCCCAGCTGCTCGCGAATATCTGGACGGGGCTCGGTGCATCCACGGCCTATGTCGAGGCGCCGGACCGGCACCATTTCGATGTGATCGAGGAGCTGGCGGACGCAGAGAGCGGACTGGTGAAGGCGTTGGTGGAGTAG
- a CDS encoding acetamidase/formamidase family protein encodes MKHHLLPVSNKTVHWGYFSKVVTPALTLRSGDRATIETLTHHANDDYERMIKDDPGAESVFKWTKEHKAVARRGSGPTEGPFIRGSGEGIGVHLLTGPVAIDGAEPGDVLEVRILDIRPRPSQCGCHAGKCFGSNAAANWGFHYHDLIEEPKPREVVTIFELDTAGEPFAKAVYNYVWTPQTDPDGIVHPTIDYPGVPVDHTTIKKRENILPGIKVPARLHFGTMGLAPSEADYVSSIPPSYTGGNIDDWRIGKGSRMYYPVAVPGAYFSVGDPHAAQGDSELGGTAIETSLTGDFEFILHKKSDLAGTSLEGLTHPLLETSDAWSVYGFTYPNYLAELGANAQTEIANHSSLDRAMRDAFRKLRRFLMTVHHLSEDEAISLMSVGADFGVTQVVDANWGVHGTIRKNVFRCD; translated from the coding sequence ATGAAGCACCATCTGCTGCCGGTGTCCAACAAGACCGTCCACTGGGGCTATTTCTCCAAGGTGGTGACACCCGCGCTCACCTTGCGCTCCGGCGACCGCGCCACGATCGAGACGCTGACGCATCACGCCAATGACGACTATGAGCGGATGATCAAGGACGATCCGGGCGCCGAGAGCGTGTTCAAATGGACGAAGGAACATAAGGCCGTGGCGCGGCGCGGTTCGGGGCCGACCGAAGGGCCCTTCATCCGCGGTTCCGGCGAAGGCATCGGCGTGCATCTGCTCACCGGTCCGGTCGCGATCGACGGCGCAGAGCCCGGCGACGTGCTGGAGGTACGCATCCTCGACATCCGGCCGCGGCCGAGCCAATGCGGCTGCCATGCCGGCAAATGCTTCGGCTCCAATGCCGCGGCCAATTGGGGCTTTCACTATCACGATCTCATTGAGGAGCCGAAGCCGCGCGAGGTCGTGACCATCTTCGAACTCGATACCGCAGGCGAGCCGTTCGCCAAGGCGGTCTACAATTACGTCTGGACGCCGCAAACCGATCCCGACGGCATCGTGCATCCGACCATCGACTATCCCGGCGTGCCGGTCGACCACACCACGATCAAGAAGCGCGAGAACATCCTGCCCGGCATCAAGGTGCCGGCCCGGCTGCATTTCGGCACGATGGGGCTGGCGCCGTCGGAAGCCGACTACGTGTCCTCGATTCCGCCGAGCTACACTGGCGGCAACATCGATGATTGGCGCATCGGCAAGGGCTCGCGGATGTATTATCCGGTCGCGGTGCCGGGCGCCTATTTCTCGGTCGGCGATCCCCACGCGGCGCAGGGCGACAGCGAGCTCGGCGGCACCGCGATCGAGACCTCGCTGACCGGCGATTTCGAGTTCATCCTGCACAAGAAGAGCGATCTCGCCGGCACCTCGCTCGAAGGCCTCACGCATCCGCTGCTCGAGACCAGCGACGCCTGGTCGGTCTACGGCTTCACCTATCCGAACTATCTCGCCGAGCTCGGCGCCAACGCCCAGACCGAGATCGCCAACCACTCCAGCCTCGACCGCGCCATGCGCGACGCCTTCCGCAAACTGCGGCGCTTCCTGATGACGGTGCACCATCTCAGCGAGGACGAGGCGATCTCGCTGATGTCCGTCGGCGCGGATTTCGGCGTGACGCAAGTGGTCGATGCGAATTGGGGCGTGCACGGCACGATCCGGAAGAATGTGTTCCGGTGTGATTGA